The following are encoded together in the Flavobacterium haoranii genome:
- a CDS encoding B12-binding domain-containing radical SAM protein, whose protein sequence is MKNIFLITPPFTQLNTPYPATAYLKGFLNTKGISSFQMDLGIEVILVLFSKKGLENVFQFVTSSEFEMSENSLRIYTLQTEYIKTIDAVIAFLQDKNPSLARQICSGNFLPEASRFSQLDDMELAFGNMGMQDKAKHLATLYLEDLSDFIVECVDENFGFSRYAERLGRSANSFDELYEVLNTIPTYIDEITLSIFKERIEEIKPKLVCFSVPFPGNLYSAFRCAQFLKANFPETKIAMGGGFPNTELRDLKDVRVFEFFDFITLDDGELPIELLNQNICQTEPVDCQTEPVEVQFKRTLLLENNQVVYKNNTSLHDYKQSEVGTPDYSDLLLDKYISVIEVANPMHSLWSDGRWNKLTMAHGCYWGKCTFCDISLDYIKVYEPIHAKILVDRMEEIIAQTGETGFHFVDEAAPPALMRELALEILRRNLVVTWWTNIRFEKSFTRDLCFLLKESGCIAVSGGLEVASDRLLELIKKGVTVEQVAQVTRNFTESGIMVHAYLMYGYPTQTIQETVDSLEMVRQMFELGILQSGFWHQFAMTAHSPVGLNPEEFGVIPDVKEISFANNDIQFKDKTGIHHDKFSFGLKKSLFNYMHGICFDYDLQDWFDFKIPRTKISPDYIHDCISKEEDFKIKSNARLIFMGNLPKVEHIQKQKKGRVFDNLLLHFQTKSSSFSITLEKAQGDWLLEQLALITTSSDQKVLLSAWKNSFDEQFDDFELFWHSKNIQKLKQNALLVL, encoded by the coding sequence TTGAAAAACATTTTCCTAATAACGCCACCTTTTACCCAACTGAATACACCGTATCCGGCTACTGCTTATTTGAAAGGTTTTTTGAATACCAAAGGTATTTCTTCGTTCCAAATGGATTTAGGAATTGAAGTGATCTTAGTGCTGTTTTCAAAGAAAGGTTTAGAAAATGTTTTTCAATTTGTCACATCGAGCGAATTTGAGATGTCTGAAAACTCACTACGCATTTATACTTTACAAACAGAATACATCAAAACTATTGATGCTGTAATTGCTTTTCTTCAAGATAAAAATCCTTCGTTAGCGCGACAAATTTGCAGTGGAAATTTTCTTCCTGAAGCTTCTCGTTTCTCCCAACTCGATGATATGGAATTGGCTTTTGGAAACATGGGAATGCAGGATAAAGCGAAACATTTAGCGACTTTGTATCTTGAAGATTTATCTGATTTTATAGTGGAATGTGTCGATGAAAATTTTGGTTTTAGTCGCTATGCCGAACGATTGGGGAGAAGTGCCAATTCATTTGACGAATTGTATGAAGTTTTAAATACAATACCAACGTATATCGACGAAATAACGCTTTCTATTTTTAAAGAGAGAATTGAAGAAATTAAACCAAAATTAGTTTGTTTCTCGGTCCCTTTTCCAGGAAATTTATACAGCGCTTTTCGTTGTGCACAATTTTTGAAAGCCAATTTTCCCGAAACAAAAATTGCAATGGGAGGCGGTTTTCCCAATACAGAACTTCGCGATTTAAAAGATGTCCGAGTTTTTGAATTCTTCGACTTTATTACTTTAGACGATGGCGAATTACCAATAGAATTATTAAATCAAAACATTTGTCAGACTGAGCCTGTCGATTGTCAGACTGAGCCTGTCGAAGTCCAATTTAAAAGAACTTTGTTACTCGAAAACAACCAAGTAGTTTACAAAAACAACACAAGCTTGCACGATTACAAACAAAGTGAAGTTGGTACGCCAGATTATTCCGATTTGTTACTAGATAAATACATTTCAGTTATAGAAGTTGCAAATCCTATGCACAGTTTGTGGAGCGACGGTCGTTGGAATAAGCTCACTATGGCACACGGTTGTTATTGGGGAAAATGTACGTTTTGCGATATTTCGCTAGATTATATTAAAGTTTACGAACCCATTCATGCTAAGATTTTAGTAGATCGAATGGAGGAAATCATAGCTCAAACAGGCGAAACCGGATTTCATTTTGTGGACGAAGCGGCGCCACCGGCTTTAATGCGTGAATTGGCTTTGGAAATTTTGCGTCGAAATCTAGTGGTGACGTGGTGGACCAATATTCGTTTTGAAAAAAGTTTCACGCGTGATTTGTGTTTTTTATTGAAAGAATCGGGTTGTATTGCAGTTTCTGGCGGACTAGAAGTGGCGTCAGATCGTTTGTTGGAATTGATTAAAAAAGGTGTTACGGTAGAACAAGTCGCTCAAGTTACTCGCAATTTTACCGAAAGTGGCATTATGGTGCACGCCTATTTGATGTACGGTTATCCTACGCAAACCATTCAAGAAACCGTTGATAGTTTAGAAATGGTGCGCCAAATGTTTGAACTCGGTATTTTGCAAAGCGGATTTTGGCACCAATTTGCCATGACAGCGCATAGTCCGGTTGGTTTGAATCCAGAAGAATTTGGCGTAATTCCCGATGTGAAAGAGATTTCGTTTGCCAATAATGATATCCAATTCAAAGATAAAACCGGAATCCATCACGATAAATTCAGTTTCGGGCTGAAGAAATCGCTGTTTAATTATATGCACGGTATTTGTTTTGATTACGATTTACAAGATTGGTTCGACTTTAAAATTCCACGAACAAAAATTTCTCCAGATTATATTCACGATTGCATTTCAAAAGAAGAAGATTTTAAAATCAAATCCAATGCACGACTGATTTTTATGGGCAATTTGCCAAAAGTAGAACACATTCAAAAACAGAAAAAAGGACGAGTTTTTGATAATTTACTTTTGCATTTTCAAACTAAAAGTAGTTCGTTTTCCATTACCTTAGAAAAAGCGCAAGGCGATTGGCTATTAGAACAATTAGCTTTAATTACCACTTCATCTGATCAAAAAGTGTTACTTTCTGCATGGAAAAATAGTTTTGACGAACAATTTGACGATTTCGAGTTATTTTGGCACTCAAAAAATATCCAAAAATTAAAACAAAATGCATTGCTGGTACTTTAG
- a CDS encoding acetyl-CoA carboxylase biotin carboxyl carrier protein subunit: MSNHYKLNVNNSFQFDADQEKVSHLDAVSVEENKYHILKDSKPYQAEIVEADFIQKNYTVKVNNNSYTVKIGNELDALIKEMGFEVGKAKQVNAIKAPMPGLILEISVTVGQEVKENDQLLILEAMKMENSIASPRDGVIKSISAEKGNAVEKGQLLIEFE; the protein is encoded by the coding sequence ATGAGTAACCATTATAAGTTAAACGTAAACAATTCTTTTCAGTTCGATGCCGATCAAGAGAAAGTTTCTCATTTAGATGCGGTTAGTGTTGAAGAGAACAAATATCACATTCTTAAAGACAGCAAACCTTACCAAGCTGAAATCGTAGAAGCCGATTTTATCCAAAAAAACTATACTGTTAAAGTAAACAACAACAGTTATACTGTAAAAATTGGTAACGAATTAGATGCTCTTATTAAAGAAATGGGCTTCGAAGTTGGAAAAGCAAAACAAGTCAATGCTATTAAAGCGCCAATGCCAGGTTTAATTCTAGAAATTTCTGTTACGGTAGGTCAAGAAGTAAAAGAAAACGACCAATTATTGATTTTGGAAGCCATGAAAATGGAAAATAGTATTGCTTCACCAAGAGATGGAGTTATCAAATCTATTTCAGCCGAAAAAGGAAATGCTGTTGAAAAAGGACAATTATTAATTGAATTCGAATAA
- the accC gene encoding acetyl-CoA carboxylase biotin carboxylase subunit → MKKILVANRGEIALRVMKTAKKMGIKTVAVYSVADRNAPHVKFADEAVCIGEAPSNQSYLRGDKIIEVCKELNVDGIHPGYGFLSENSDFAELAEKNNITFIGPKSKAMKIMGSKLAAKDAVKEFDIPMVPGLDEAITDVAKAKEVAKQIGFPILIKASAGGGGKGMRVVENENEFESQMNRAISEATSAFGDGSVFIEKFVTSPRHIEIQVMADSHGNILYLFERECSIQRRHQKVVEEAPSSVLTPEIRKAMGEAAVKVAQSCDYLGAGTVEFLLDENKNFYFLEMNTRLQVEHPVTEMITGMDLVEMQIRVARGEALQVKQEDLQIKGHAMELRVYAEDPLNEFLPSVGNLATYQIPVGNGIRVDNGFEQGMEVPIYYDPMLAKLITYGKTREEAIQRMIEAIEMYHVDGVSTTLPFGTFVMEHEAFRSGNFDTNFVKKYYDSEVLKAQAEKEAEVAALVALKQYLEDQKIVRLPN, encoded by the coding sequence ATGAAAAAAATATTAGTTGCCAATAGAGGGGAAATTGCCCTTCGAGTTATGAAAACGGCAAAGAAAATGGGAATTAAAACCGTAGCGGTTTATTCAGTTGCAGATAGAAATGCGCCTCATGTAAAATTTGCTGATGAAGCAGTTTGTATTGGAGAAGCACCTTCAAACCAATCGTATTTAAGAGGAGATAAAATCATCGAAGTTTGTAAAGAACTTAATGTGGACGGAATTCACCCAGGATACGGATTTTTAAGTGAAAACTCAGATTTTGCTGAATTAGCAGAAAAAAATAATATCACATTCATTGGTCCTAAATCGAAGGCAATGAAAATCATGGGAAGTAAATTAGCCGCTAAAGATGCAGTTAAAGAATTTGATATTCCTATGGTTCCTGGTTTAGACGAAGCCATTACTGATGTAGCTAAAGCGAAAGAAGTAGCCAAACAAATTGGTTTTCCTATTTTGATTAAAGCTTCTGCCGGTGGTGGTGGAAAAGGAATGCGTGTGGTAGAAAATGAAAACGAATTCGAATCGCAAATGAATCGTGCTATTTCTGAAGCAACTTCTGCTTTCGGAGATGGTTCTGTTTTTATCGAAAAATTTGTTACTTCTCCGCGTCACATCGAAATTCAAGTAATGGCCGATAGTCACGGAAATATTTTATATCTTTTCGAAAGAGAATGTTCTATTCAACGTCGTCACCAAAAAGTAGTTGAAGAAGCGCCTTCATCTGTTTTAACACCAGAAATTCGTAAAGCAATGGGTGAAGCTGCAGTTAAAGTGGCGCAATCTTGTGATTATTTAGGAGCAGGAACCGTTGAGTTTTTATTGGATGAAAATAAAAATTTCTATTTCTTGGAAATGAATACGCGTTTGCAAGTGGAGCATCCGGTAACCGAAATGATTACAGGAATGGATTTGGTAGAAATGCAAATTCGTGTTGCTCGTGGCGAAGCACTTCAAGTAAAACAAGAAGATTTACAAATTAAAGGTCATGCTATGGAACTTCGTGTGTATGCAGAAGATCCGTTAAATGAATTCTTGCCAAGTGTTGGAAATTTAGCAACATACCAAATTCCGGTGGGCAATGGTATTCGTGTAGATAATGGTTTTGAACAAGGAATGGAAGTGCCTATTTATTACGATCCAATGTTGGCTAAGTTAATTACCTACGGAAAAACTCGTGAAGAAGCAATTCAAAGAATGATTGAAGCTATCGAAATGTATCATGTAGATGGTGTAAGTACAACTTTGCCTTTCGGAACATTCGTAATGGAACACGAAGCATTTAGAAGCGGAAACTTTGATACTAATTTCGTGAAGAAATATTACGATAGCGAAGTATTAAAAGCTCAAGCCGAAAAAGAAGCCGAAGTTGCTGCTTTAGTTGCTTTAAAACAATATTTAGAAGATCAAAAAATAGTTCGTTTACCCAATTAA
- a CDS encoding formylglycine-generating enzyme family protein has protein sequence MRKTILFFGLTCALVVFLSAFSKLPLIHNMVKIEGGTFKMGSKEKDVAADNDEQKEHDVTVKSFELSKFEVTVWEWKQYTKANKLKMPETPSWGWKDNYPMNNITWEEAISFCNWLSKKEKLQPVYSKRGPNYICNFNANGYRLPTEAEWEYAAKGGKKLKTQSLVEVITQMM, from the coding sequence ATGAGAAAGACAATACTTTTTTTCGGATTAACATGTGCTTTGGTAGTTTTTTTATCAGCTTTTAGCAAACTGCCGTTAATTCACAATATGGTTAAGATTGAAGGAGGAACTTTTAAAATGGGTTCTAAGGAAAAAGATGTGGCAGCCGATAATGATGAACAAAAAGAACATGATGTTACTGTAAAATCATTTGAACTTAGCAAATTTGAAGTTACAGTATGGGAATGGAAACAATACACAAAAGCTAACAAATTAAAAATGCCTGAAACACCATCTTGGGGTTGGAAAGATAACTATCCAATGAACAATATTACTTGGGAAGAAGCAATTTCTTTTTGTAATTGGTTAAGTAAAAAAGAAAAACTACAACCTGTTTATTCTAAAAGAGGTCCTAATTACATTTGTAATTTTAATGCGAATGGCTATAGATTACCTACTGAGGCAGAATGGGAATATGCCGCAAAAGGAGGGAAAAAGCTAAAGACACAAAGTTTAGTGGAAGTGATAACGCAGATGATGTAG
- a CDS encoding ATP-binding protein yields the protein MRIQEKEIFKSSNQIYNNEIHTLLNLNSESFTSISIDVTYWDEFVDFTKTRNLEWFNVSVANLLDAYKLEYVSVYTNEGELITKVSTAKIKTKDLIPKAAIDELLKKKIDHFYLKIPEGVVEIFGATIHPSNDPFKNKTNPSGCFFMARLLDNEYFADIEKISTSNIKFYEGNEKAVKTVYTIVPLKDYNDKLVSELYFKRAYNIDFWITKTILFIMGIAIVFSWIIYYTYAKKWSKLPLSFIKRILRDGDQSSINSLKNIKGEFRYIGKLFEENQIKTKELQIAKDKAEESDKLKSAFLMNLSHEVRTPMNAILGFSDLLSNTDLSPEDKEKYIRIIKESGKNLIEIIDDLVEMSKIDSNIIKPNLTPIDLNKVLDDIEESYKVVQKNSNIEFKFSRENIDKKIITDKTKLTEIIINLLNNAFKFTNEGFVIFDCKVKESKNEICFTVKDSGIGIPDDLQKNVFKRFSKLSDSEVSANDGLGLGLAISKAYVDMLGGSISFQSQVNVGTIFNFSIPLQYINEDLENSLTTIVKQPLPKDLGNEKLILVAEDDNINYLLIEKILKDINFNILRAHDGVEAVNICKTNNEIDLVLMDIKMPNLDGYEAFKQIREFNTDIPIIAQTSYSFQEELDKIEALGFTDFISKPIQKDKLYAMIQNYLKE from the coding sequence ATGAGAATTCAGGAAAAAGAAATTTTTAAGTCAAGCAATCAAATATATAATAATGAAATTCACACACTTTTAAATTTAAATTCCGAATCTTTTACTTCCATTTCAATTGATGTTACTTATTGGGACGAATTTGTAGATTTTACAAAAACAAGAAACCTTGAATGGTTTAATGTTTCAGTAGCTAATTTACTTGATGCTTATAAACTAGAATATGTAAGTGTTTATACCAATGAAGGAGAATTAATTACGAAAGTCTCCACGGCAAAAATTAAAACCAAAGATTTAATTCCAAAAGCTGCAATAGACGAATTACTTAAAAAGAAAATAGATCATTTTTATTTAAAAATTCCTGAAGGTGTAGTTGAAATTTTTGGAGCAACTATCCATCCTTCAAACGATCCTTTTAAAAATAAAACCAATCCATCAGGTTGTTTTTTTATGGCTCGTTTACTCGATAACGAGTATTTTGCCGATATTGAAAAAATAAGTACTTCAAATATTAAATTTTATGAAGGAAATGAGAAAGCTGTAAAAACCGTTTATACTATTGTTCCCTTAAAAGATTATAACGATAAATTAGTCTCTGAACTGTACTTTAAAAGAGCTTATAATATTGATTTCTGGATAACGAAAACTATATTGTTTATAATGGGAATTGCCATAGTATTCTCATGGATTATTTATTACACTTATGCAAAAAAATGGTCTAAATTACCTTTGAGTTTTATAAAAAGAATTTTACGTGACGGAGATCAATCTTCAATTAATTCATTGAAAAACATTAAAGGAGAGTTTCGTTATATAGGTAAGCTTTTTGAAGAAAATCAAATAAAAACAAAAGAACTTCAAATTGCAAAAGATAAAGCAGAGGAAAGTGATAAATTAAAATCAGCTTTTTTAATGAACTTATCTCATGAAGTGAGAACACCCATGAATGCAATTTTAGGTTTTTCCGATTTATTATCAAATACCGACTTAAGCCCAGAAGACAAAGAAAAATATATTAGAATAATAAAAGAAAGTGGGAAAAATTTGATTGAAATTATAGACGATTTAGTTGAAATGTCTAAAATTGATTCTAATATTATCAAACCAAATTTAACGCCAATTGACTTAAATAAAGTTCTTGATGATATCGAAGAATCTTACAAAGTCGTTCAGAAAAATTCTAATATCGAATTTAAGTTTTCTAGAGAAAATATTGATAAAAAGATTATTACTGATAAAACAAAGTTGACTGAAATAATTATCAATTTGCTAAATAATGCATTTAAGTTTACCAATGAAGGTTTTGTTATTTTCGATTGTAAAGTAAAAGAAAGTAAAAACGAAATTTGTTTTACTGTCAAAGATTCGGGTATTGGTATTCCAGATGATCTTCAAAAAAATGTATTTAAAAGATTTAGTAAGTTGTCGGATTCTGAAGTTTCAGCTAATGATGGTTTAGGTTTAGGATTGGCCATTTCAAAAGCCTATGTTGATATGTTAGGTGGATCAATTTCTTTTCAATCTCAAGTTAATGTAGGTACAATTTTCAATTTTTCAATTCCATTGCAATATATAAATGAAGATTTAGAAAATTCATTAACAACTATTGTAAAGCAACCTTTACCAAAAGATTTGGGTAACGAAAAACTAATTTTGGTTGCAGAAGACGATAATATTAACTACCTATTAATAGAAAAAATTTTAAAAGATATTAATTTCAATATCTTGAGAGCTCATGATGGAGTAGAAGCAGTAAATATTTGTAAAACTAACAACGAAATAGATTTAGTTTTAATGGATATTAAAATGCCAAATTTAGATGGATATGAAGCTTTTAAACAAATTAGAGAATTTAATACAGATATTCCAATTATAGCTCAAACCTCTTATTCTTTTCAAGAAGAATTGGATAAAATTGAAGCTTTAGGCTTTACTGATTTTATTTCTAAACCAATTCAAAAGGATAAATTGTATGCTATGATTCAAAACTATTTAAAAGAATAG
- a CDS encoding acyl-CoA carboxylase subunit beta has protein sequence MEDKIKSLQDKIALAKLGGGEKRIASHHAKKKLTARERVAYLLDEGSFEEIGMLVTHRTTDFGMEKETYYGDGVVTGYGTINGRPVYVFAQDFTVFGGSLSETHAEKICKVMDMALKTGTPMIGLNDSGGARIQEGVRSLGGYADIFFRNVQASGVIPQISAIMGPCAGGAVYSPAMTDFTIMVENNSYMFVTGPNVVKTVTNEEVTSEELGGASTHSTKSGVAHITSPNGVECLEDIKRLLSYVPQNNRETTPKLPYTLGEEIREQLDTIVPDNANKPYDMHDVIKGIIDEDSFYEVHKNFAENIIVGFARLGGRSIGVVANQPMVLAGCLDVNSSIKGARFVRFCDAFNIPLLVLEDVPGFLPGTDQEWNGIITHGAKLLYAFSEATVPRVTVITRKAYGGAYDVMNSKHIGADFNFAWPTAEIAVMGAKGASEIIFKKEISEAADPAAKLSEKEAEYAELFANPYSAAKRGFIDEVILPNQTRRKLLKAFSILENKVVDTPKRKHGNIPL, from the coding sequence ATGGAAGATAAAATTAAATCATTACAAGATAAAATAGCTTTAGCTAAATTAGGCGGAGGCGAAAAGAGAATTGCATCACATCATGCGAAAAAGAAATTAACCGCTCGCGAACGTGTAGCGTATTTGTTAGACGAAGGTTCTTTTGAAGAAATCGGGATGCTGGTAACACATCGTACGACTGATTTCGGTATGGAAAAAGAAACGTATTATGGAGATGGCGTAGTAACGGGTTACGGAACAATTAACGGCCGACCGGTTTATGTTTTCGCACAAGATTTTACAGTTTTCGGTGGTTCATTATCAGAAACACACGCTGAGAAAATTTGTAAAGTAATGGATATGGCATTGAAAACTGGAACACCAATGATTGGTTTAAACGATTCGGGTGGAGCGCGTATTCAAGAAGGGGTTCGTTCGTTAGGTGGTTATGCTGATATTTTCTTTAGAAATGTACAAGCGTCCGGAGTAATTCCACAAATTTCAGCAATTATGGGACCATGCGCCGGTGGAGCAGTATATTCGCCAGCAATGACCGATTTTACCATTATGGTGGAAAACAACAGTTATATGTTCGTAACTGGACCAAATGTTGTTAAAACAGTAACCAATGAAGAAGTAACTTCAGAAGAATTAGGTGGGGCAAGTACGCATTCAACTAAATCGGGTGTGGCGCATATTACATCACCAAATGGTGTAGAATGTTTAGAAGATATCAAACGTTTATTGAGCTATGTTCCGCAAAATAACAGAGAAACAACGCCTAAATTACCATATACTTTAGGAGAAGAAATTCGTGAGCAATTGGATACTATTGTACCTGATAATGCAAACAAACCGTATGATATGCACGATGTAATCAAAGGAATTATTGATGAAGATAGTTTCTATGAAGTGCATAAAAACTTTGCAGAAAACATCATTGTTGGTTTTGCACGTTTAGGTGGAAGAAGTATTGGGGTTGTAGCCAACCAACCTATGGTTTTAGCAGGATGTTTAGATGTAAACAGTTCTATTAAAGGAGCGCGTTTTGTGCGTTTTTGTGATGCTTTCAACATTCCGTTGTTAGTGTTAGAAGATGTTCCAGGATTCTTACCAGGAACTGATCAAGAGTGGAACGGAATTATCACGCACGGAGCTAAGTTATTATATGCATTTAGTGAAGCTACTGTGCCAAGAGTAACTGTAATTACACGTAAAGCGTATGGTGGAGCGTATGATGTAATGAACTCTAAACACATTGGTGCTGATTTTAACTTTGCTTGGCCAACAGCCGAAATTGCAGTAATGGGAGCAAAAGGAGCTTCGGAAATTATCTTCAAAAAGGAAATTAGTGAAGCAGCAGATCCAGCGGCTAAATTGTCAGAAAAAGAAGCAGAATATGCAGAGTTATTTGCTAATCCATATAGTGCAGCTAAACGCGGATTTATTGATGAAGTAATTTTACCAAATCAAACCCGTAGAAAATTATTAAAAGCATTCAGTATTTTAGAAAATAAAGTAGTGGATACACCAAAACGTAAACACGGAAATATTCCGTTGTAA